The Kwoniella shandongensis chromosome 2, complete sequence DNA segment CAACACCGCAAAGACCTCTGGTTCATCTTTACCTGTCGATCGACAATATGCCGTCTTGAGGGTTTCGTATGTTCCCATATCGATAGCGCTGTAGGGGAAAACACCGACGAGACCGAGCTATGGCAGATAGTTGTATGTCAGCGATTATTCCTACGCTTGCTGGCCAATATGCGAGAGGGTCTCGCACGACCTGACTCACTGTCAAACCTCGATAATATGTTCTTATCCCTCCAGTCTGCCACATACTCCTCGCAGTAGCTCGAACCGCTCTCCATCCTTGCGCTGGACCAATCTCCGATTGTATTCTAGTCTTGAGCGTTTCCAGTCCGTAAATCGCGAATTGGGAAGTGATACCTCCAAAACCTCCGGCGATgaaacgagaagaggaagagatatCGGCGGGATCGGAAACTTTGTCCCAATATGTCGCTAGGAACTTCTTCGATTGCTCATATGAGAAGAATTTAATAGCGGATTCCTGTATACCAAGCAGAATATATGTCAGACCGCTAGTCACCAAAAAGCGGGATGCGCGCTGCACTTACGGGCAAGATCTTGGTGACATTCAGACCATTTCCGACCCAGAACGCTCTCAAACCGCCTCCTTGGCCATAAATCTGCTGCACTGCTCCCCACAGATTCGTCACAGCTTTGATACTCGCTCGAAAGGGATGATTTAGGTGTGCGTCTTTGTTGAACACGTTGAAGTCGTGCGTAGTAATGAGGAAGATCTTGAGTCTATCAAAGGGGGCTGTGACGCTTCGCGAAACTAAAGGGGATCATAGTCAGCTTGACTGCTCATCACGagtgtcgaggtcgacgacTATCCCGAGCCAACGACAACGCCCATAGGGAAACAGCCGGGGGAATCATGGCAGTAACAAGGAGGAGGGCGCAACAAAGCAGAAGCGTAAGAATTACAAGGGGGACATaactcacctgctcctgcccAACCACCCGCTATCAGGAACCTCCAAGCCTCATGTCTATCCTCCTGCAcaacttccacttcatcctcatcctcgtcaacaatATCCGCAAAgtcttcatccccttcttcatgtTTCGAATGATTGAAGAAGCCCGCCGCGGTGGATTGGGTAGGACCGTTGGGTGCTTTTGGGAAAGAAACGTTGAGATCGCCTTCTTTGTCGACTCGAGCTGCGCCGCGACCGTCGCTGAATCGTTTTCTGACTTGGTAGACTGGGAACAGCGTTCCATCGTTAGCTTTGGTCTCTGCTTATCACTTGTCTCGCCTATATCCCTGTGTCTCTCGGACCGCTCGCACAATGTACTCTCTCGTCGTGGTCGGTTGCTCCCAAACTTCGCCTCACAGTCTAgacttcttcactcacatttATATATCTCAAAGGGCGTCGCTTTTCTCGGCAACATGATCAAGAAATCTCTAAATTCCGCGAAAGAGATAAACAAATTATCCGGATCCTTTGCCTGTAAAGCAGATTTCGTCGTGTTATCCGCCGCTGATGCTGAAGCCGAATGCGTTTGGAGGAAATGTACGAGGTCCGATACAGTCGCCGGGGTTATGTCGACGCCTGATCGAGAGAGCGCGGCACGCATCTCGGCAGCATCGAGGCGACCGTCGCAGTTCTTGTCGATATCTTGGAAAATGTCCCATAATTCTCGTTCTTTGTCCCATAGGAAGCGTCTAATAACAAGGGAGGTATATCAGTCTCCGTTCTGAGCGCGCAAGACTCCCCCATCACCGCAGTGAAGCCTATCAACTCTGCGTGTTTTCCTACTCAAGCTGTGAAGGGGGAGCGCctgtgactcacctgaaatcATGCCAAGCGAtacctttccccttcaaaCCTTTATGTTCCGgttcctcctcatctgctccACCCCACAACCTTGCCTCTGGTCTCTTCTCACTTATCCTCTTGACCAGTTCTTCCTCATACAGCCTTCTCAGTCTCTCTGCTCTTTCTGGACTTAAAGCAGTGAGCGTCCCCTGACCTGGCAATTTCATTCGTTTTGTCGGACTTTGTCCTTCCGAATCTGTATCCTGATCATTTGTGGATGCTATCGTCGAAGTTAtctcggagatggaaggagggagggaatTCCATAATGCTTTGAGTTTCGCAGCGCGAACTGAAGGACCTTCCGAGATTCGGAAATCCGCTAGAGAGGGTCGATGGGCTGGAAAGATATCAGGTCCAGGTGGTTCGCGTAATGATAATGGCGCAGAGGGGAGAGGTGATGGTTCAAGTGGAtgcgaagggagagatgggtcgGTGTGTGGTGGTTGGGATGAAAGTGTATAATGTGGTTTTTGTGATGAGAGGGGGGTGgtagacgatgaagatgaagatgaagaggcggaggaagaagaagaggggaacATCGTagttgacgatgaagaggaagacgaggcgtCTTGCTCTTGATTATGTTCGGTCATGATGAGGTCGTGTCGTTAGAATATAGTATAACAGTCTGTTCAAACCAGAAGAGATTGGTCAACTACACTTGTGGAGAATAGCGGTGCGTTGtgtactgtactcactcgATGACATAAAGATCATTCAATGAAATTAACGTTTGGTAGGATTTGATTGAACCAATCAACTGATAGTGAATTAACCCGAGGGATGCAAGtgatcttcgtcttcgataTACACTGCAGATCAGATCAGTCACTCCACTACGTTCAGAAAGTGATGATCACTGGAGagctgatcactcacgtaGATTGAGATGTGTGTATGGCTAGTCACTCATACAATGCTATCGCTTCGAAGTATGACGAATGACAGTTTGAGCGCTGAAGATTTTGAGGTAAGCCGGGCGGCGTCACACTGTCATGCGTTCGTGACTTGCTGTCGGGGTCGAAGTTTGTTCTAACTCTCGAGATGGGATGAAGGAGTGTCTATACACTCGTTGACCTAGGTTGATCGTTATCGAGTATAGAGTGATTCACCTGCtatgagatgatggatcaAACCTGCTTCAGAGGTTGTTCAGGGAGTGACGCGCGGATTTGTATGAGTAACTGTCAACTCGGACATGTACCGTCTAACTCCGAATCCAGAAAGCGGGGTAATTTGAATCTGAATCTGCCTTCTCTAAGCTGTATAAATTGTAGATTGTTGCGTTGTAGTATGTTGCATTCTCTTCTTGGACTGTACATGTATCCCATGTAGCAGCCCACATATTGTCAGCTAGGTCATCATCTGCACTGCAGCTATGGAGAAAATGTTTGCCTGCGGGGTATCCTGTGTGAATAACAATCAGCATTCCTGTCGAGTCTTCAGCTGCCACTTCACTCTAATGATGATGAGTCCGATGTCCTTTAGGCAATGTAACATGATACTAGCAAACCATAGCAGATCATCTGGCGTATGCTGTCACTTGATACGCTTAGTTGTCTGTTGAGCCGCCTGCACCAAACACAAAGTCTCGTATCGTGCGTAACGTTGAAACGATCTCTGTACCTTCAATGCCGCTTGGTCTCGCCATGATCATCCGAAAGTTGGCCGCATTTGGTGCTTCCGACGAGTAAGAAGGTTGATCGCATTAGATTTGACGCAGCAACGAATAGGACGTTGGTCAGCTCAGGCGGCTCATGACCTAGATCCAAATAGATGATGGGTTAAAGGGGGAGATCCTGCTGGAGTCCGATGAAGGCATTGCAAGATTAAGGCGAACATAACCTGTAATCATCGGTCTCCCTAAATGATACTAGATTATACAAGTACCAACATACCACCTCTAGCTAATCATAGCAGAGGAGTGAATAAAGGTGCTGATCTTGAGGGTTTAGTGAcgcctcatcatccgagTAAAAATGGGGAAGCAGCGTTCAAGATGACCCAATCGTTTGCAGCCTTTCGTGATGTTGTGCTATTAACTTAACGTCTAGATCAGTCCTTCGTCTCGAGTGTGGTCACAGATTAGGCGACGTGTTGGAAAAACTCAATCAACGGGTGCTTGACTTTTTCCCAGCAGATCATCCGATGCTGACGAGTAATCTCCAGTCGTGAACCCAATGTGCTTGGCCTCGTTAGGTGATTAAGTTACTGGTGGAATTTATTGGCACCTAGCCATGAGGACGACGCCTCATAGTTATAACGTTCCTACCAAACGTGTAGCAGAAGAACGGACTTCATAATCTTGTACACGGCTCGTCCTCAGAACGCCAATGAGAAAAGCTGCAAGAACGAGAGAATCACTCGAGCAGGATATCCAATCTGTCTTGGCTCATAGTTTAATTCACAGCCCCATCTGTTCATGCTCCCGAATGACCTCTTGAATACATGAACAGTGCGAGCATATCGTCTGCGACGACATCCCTGATCAAACAGATTAGTTGGAGTCGCTATCGATTGGTAGCTGTCGTGTCGACCGCCTCAAGAAATGTTCTCGAGATTGCTGACGAGCTCTGGCTTCTGCCTTCTCGATCAGATTTCACTTTGAACGCTCTCACTCAAATGGCATGTCTATGAACGCTTGACGTGGCTTGACAGTCCAGACAGACTAGGATTCACACTGTTGTCCGAACTGATTCTGTAGACCTCAACCATACTGTATATGGGCAGGTGAAAGACAAGGGGCGCACACCTCTGTCGAAATCCCGATTTACTCGTTAGAGCGAGTGCCACACACACCCCTCCCTGCCCCTCACTGTGCTCCTTTAACATGCAGAACTGTTGGTTATCACTTCACTCGAACTAGTGATTCCATCAAACAGAACCCCATCTGGACTACAGCACACCAGCAAACAAGTTGAACAACTTCATTGGACATGTATGTTGCGCCCGTCTAGACACGCAACCCTGTCACGATGCAAGCATCCACCGATACAGTAAACGCAATCCTGGTCTCCGAATCAAATAGTGTCTGTGATGAAGGCCAAATGCATCTCCCTATCCACTCCTACACCTACTACCCTACACGCAGAAACCGCTACTCGTCGGGGACGACGAGCTCACCCTCCTGGATAGCGACGATCAAGTCGTGGGGGTTCTTTCCGTCAACGGTACATCCGACAGAGTGGGCGGTACCGAGGATTTCTCGAACACCACCGGAAAGGTTTTTAGCGAATGACTTGTGAGCCATCTTTCGGGCGATCTGCGAGTAGAGAGAGAGGGTCACGTCAGTGATCCGTTCGAGCAATCACACATATTCACACGAGAGGTTGTAATGAGCGAAGCGAGAGGATTGCATTGCCGAAGCATTGCCGTCTGCGCAAAAAGCGAGATATCGCCTCacaccactatcaccacAACCCCCGCAAGATGAACCGCACACTCACGTCGTAGATTTGGTCGAGGGGGACGTTACCAGAGTGCTtgatgttcttctccttcttcctgtcCCTTGGGGGCTCCTTGAGAGCCTTGATGACGagggaagaggcggaggggaCGACGGAGACGGCGGCTTGTCTAAAAGTGGGAACGGCGCATCAGCACAAAAGTGATCGACAAGGCATAATGACATGATAGGCTGGCCATTTGTCTGACGAAAGGTACACCACGTATGCGCGTGACCACAAGGCATGACAATCGGCCAGCCCATTCTAAGTTGAAGTGACCCCGACTAACCTGTTTTGGATGGTCAATTGGACAGTCACTCGGAGACCCTTCCAGTCACCAGTAGCCTTGGCGatatcttctccaaccttctTGGGGGACTGTCGGTGAGGAAAAAGGTATAGGTCAGCGGAATGTCCATAAGAACGGCGATATCGAGTCTTCAGCCCCTCTGACCCCGACGTGGTAAACGTTGGCGATTATCGTATCCCCGCAACGGATTCACCACCGAAAGCAAAACGACATCGTGCGTGAACGGCAACGATATCCAGCTCATCTCATAATCCCGAAaatctttccatctcctccaacttcaaCGTATCCTATCCCACCTCTGCTCTAgtccaccttccactcccTGCCTGCACGATCCTGTCCTCATCCCGTCCATTTCCAGCTATCCTTCGTCtgtctcccttccctcatctgTCCTAGGCCAGTCTCGACAAACTGAAACTCCACTTACCAAACCAAGAGGACCGATCTTGGGAGCAAGAGCGGATGAAGCACCGACCTCACCACCGGTAGCTCGGAGGTAGATGATCTATTAGAGGGGAGAGACATATTCGGACAAGGTAGGTAGATCGTAGTAAAGGTGTGGAGTTCGTTTTCGTTCGGTTTAATTATACGAAGGGGTAGGTTTGATATGATAGTATTCGACGAGAGGTTCGAGACGATCGTCGTTGAGCGAGGAGGGAAGTAGAAAGAGCATAACAGATCAGCATTCCGTCCTCTTTCACACCATTATCACGGGCCCCATATCCTTCCTTCCATGCATGTTCTCCAGCCTTGATCTTCGCCTATCACGGTATCCTCAAATCTTCCTCCAATTTTCCACCCAACCCCTTGTAAGCAAAAACATCACGCACCTTAACCTCACTGGGGTCGAACTTGGGGGGCATCTCGTCGGTTTTTTAAAGGGTTAAGGTAGAGGTAAGAGAGTGAAAGTGTTGAAGGTTGAGGCAGTGACTGATAACAACGACTAGACGATAAATTCACCAGACTCGGCAGCGACAGGACAGCGAGCGATGCGAGCGTAGACTGGTTGCTTGGTTGCTTGCTCACTGTGCAGTGTAGGTAGACCAGGAGCGTGAGTGTACGGTGGAAGCGTAGACTGGGGGTGTAAGAGCTGCATACGATGAAAGCCGCggggtgaagagggaagagcaaGTGTGGCACTCGTGAAACTTGCCTGCTGGCTGGATACTCCGTCGGATATAACATTATCACCGATGATTACGGGGACAAATTGCCTCCTTCCGCTGCTCTTGCTTGTTCTATTGTAGATAACATGCATAGCTCAGGTCGTCAAACACGATATCAAGATAACGGATACACCAGGTCCACAGGTCATGGGGCGTGCACTGTCATGTTGGAGGGAATCATAATGCATGACTTCGCTCAAACTAGTCGTGGCTCAAATGTGCTGGGATGATGCAATTACTGATCCGATGCCACACGTCTGCCGTGTTTCGTTCGATGACTGCACTGCACGGACCGCTGCTGATGCAGTTCTCGCAACGATGCACAATGCCAAGGGTGCGACCGCACAACACACCACACACCACACTCAACACAACATCTGTACAGGACGGACATGCATCCCATCTCATGCGAAACGTAAAACAAcctccatccccatcctcctcttcttacACC contains these protein-coding regions:
- a CDS encoding 60S ribosomal protein uL11 codes for the protein MPPKFDPSEVKIIYLRATGGEVGASSALAPKIGPLGLSPKKVGEDIAKATGDWKGLRVTVQLTIQNRQAAVSVVPSASSLVIKALKEPPRDRKKEKNIKHSGNVPLDQIYDIARKMAHKSFAKNLSGGVREILGTAHSVGCTVDGKNPHDLIVAIQEGELVVPDE